From the genome of Spinacia oleracea cultivar Varoflay chromosome 2, BTI_SOV_V1, whole genome shotgun sequence, one region includes:
- the LOC110803142 gene encoding putative lipid-binding protein At4g00165: MEFQSSKVIALFIIFNILFLSCASSHSIPAWPTVSPPSSLKPKCPKDTLKFGVCGSWFGLVTEVIGTKPSPECCTLIKGIADLEAAVCLCTALKANVLGVVKLKVPIALNLLLNICGNKVPEGFNC; the protein is encoded by the coding sequence atggaatTTCAGAGCTCAAAGGTAATTGCTCTGTTCATAATTTTCAACATACTGTTCCTCAGTTGTGCTTCATCTCACAGTATCCCAGCATGGCCAACAGTCTCTCCACCTTCAAGCCTAAAACCAAAGTGTCCCAAAGATACCCTTAAATTTGGGGTATGTGGTAGCTGGTTTGGTTTGGTTACTGAAGTAATTGGAACAAAGCCGAGTCCAGAATGTTGTACCCTGATTAAGGGCATTGCTGATCTGGAGGCTGCAGTGTGCCTGTGCACAGCACTTAAGGCTAATGTGTTGGGTGTCGTCAAGCTTAAGGTGCCTATTGCTCTCAATCTCCTGCTCAATATTTGTGGAAACAAGGTTCCAGAAGGTTTCAACTGTTAA
- the LOC110803113 gene encoding uncharacterized protein: MSILSSLVLISLLCLISSSTPSIASRRLTGDISVTPEIPRNTTFHEPIKNNSEKVKVESTIDVNSSSSQVNLNAKLKMKKERTTKRKSVEDDDHKPENGTKRDGRQGRATRAYAKNSGKVVKSKFGRVVSWRVPRSKNEVPQTGFNLDYAPPKVHPPTHN; the protein is encoded by the exons ATGTCAATCCTTTCCTCTTTAGTTTTGATCTCTCTTTTATGCTTAATTTCCTCAAGTACACCATCTATAGCGAGTCGACGACTCACCGGAGATATTTCCGTCACACCGGAGATACCTCGAAACACCACATTTCATGAACCCATCAAG AACAACAGTGAGAAGGTGAAAGTGGAGAGCACAATCGACGTGAACTCGTCATCATCACAAGTGAACTTAAATGCTAAACTCAAGATGAAAAAGGAGAGAACAACGAAGCGAAAAAGCGTCGAAGATGACGATCACAAGCCGGAAAATGGTACGAAACGAGACGGAAGACAAGGTAGAGCAACGCGTGCATATGCTAAAAACTCAGGAAAAGTCGTAAAGAGTAAGTTTGGTAGAGTAGTCTCATGGCGTGTGCCTCGGTCGAAAAATGAAGTACCACAAACAGGTTTCAACTTAGATTATGCACCACCAAAAGTACACCCTCCTACCCACAACTAA
- the LOC110803129 gene encoding uncharacterized protein isoform X1, with protein MGEEEVSNESESSENSSSDDPKTPENEVNEYEKQRQLRIDQNRARVEALGLRKIANSLMNLSHKGGEKKSKLNSKKGVKNGKDDGEYEPDDENPKDDSSDCSLDESSDEFEEGKRKKKKQKKKVELASGVLIPDSSLQIVGHCGEKICLMFPKAPKEEVKDLMNRYPKGFNGFNREQGERALRYIAGLKADYCKLRRSHFKYPEFREEVVEGLPFPEGFNGFNLEESKEISRVIVSLEDAYSRLRSCFQSEVQGAESLLCPEASCSRPMETFRPPTTQVPRPQWQASTCVAGPVQPNVPMYPDYRQFPPYWCPPMVPFGMSPVIRDSCNVIYPPPYMDNYSGRSNI; from the exons atggGGGAGGAGGAAGTGAGCAATGAGAGTGAAAGTAGCGAGAATTCGAGTTCCGATGACCCGAAAACTCCAGAAAACGAAGTGAATGAGTATGAGAAACAGAGGCAATTGAGGATTGATCAAAATAGGGCGAGAGTTGAAGCTCTGGGTTTGCGTAAAATTGCGAATTCGTTGATGAATTTATCGCAcaaaggaggagagaaaaagtCGAAGCTCAATTCCAAAAAGGGTGTCAAAAATGGCAAAGATGACGGCGAATATGAGCCTGATGACGAAAACCCAAAAGATGATAGTAGTGATTGTAGTTTGGATGAGTCCAGTGATGAATTTGAGGAGGgcaagaggaagaagaagaaacaaAAGAAGAAG GTGGAGCTGGCTTCAGGAGTTCTCATTCCTGACAGCAGTCTGCAGATTGTGGGTCATTGTGGGGAGAAAATATGCTTAATGTTTCCGAAGGCTCCCAAGGAGGAAGTGAAGGATTTGATGAATCGTTATCCTAAAGGATTTAACGGG TTTAACCGTGAGCAAGGTGAGAGAGCACTGAGATATATTGCTGGTCTAAAGGCTGATTACTGCAAACTGAGGAGATCACATTTTAAATATCCAGAGTTCCGTGAGGAGGTGGTGGAGGGACTGCCTTTTCCTGAGGGTTTCAATGGG TTTAACCTGGAGGAAAGTAAAGAAATATCTAGAGTGATTGTTTCTTTAGAAGATGCGTACTCGAGATTAAGAAGTTGCTTTCAATCAGAAGTGCAG GGTGCCGAAAGTTTATTATGTCCTGAAGCCTCATGTTCTCGTCCTATGGAGACTTTCCGCCCTCCTACTACTCAAGTTCCGCGTCCTCAATGGCAGGCTTCCACCTGTGTAGCTGGCCCTGTCCAGCCGAATGTCCCTATGTATCCTGATTACAGGCAGTTTCCTCCTTATTGGTGTCCTCCAATGGTTCCTTTTGGCATGTCCCCAGTCATACGGGATTCTTGTAATGTCATTTATCCTCCACCTTACATGGACAATTATTCTGGAAGGTCAAATATTTGA
- the LOC110803129 gene encoding uncharacterized protein isoform X3, with translation MGEEEVSNESESSENSSSDDPKTPENEVNEYEKQRQLRIDQNRARVEALGLRKIANSLMNLSHKGGEKKSKLNSKKGVKNGKDDGEYEPDDENPKDDSSDCSLDESSDEFEEGKRKKKKQKKKVRNRNLRSDKQKSLQKQPDMTNVMDEDEALKQAIALSLKNTGETSDLQHAGLSQSDNHSPVVNTRKKKRPFKSRVQMTEDDLVINFCQFDEAGKGSITLRDLQKMAASHDFSWTDKELADMIRCFDSDRDGKLTLDDFRNIILRCNMLQVPENP, from the exons atggGGGAGGAGGAAGTGAGCAATGAGAGTGAAAGTAGCGAGAATTCGAGTTCCGATGACCCGAAAACTCCAGAAAACGAAGTGAATGAGTATGAGAAACAGAGGCAATTGAGGATTGATCAAAATAGGGCGAGAGTTGAAGCTCTGGGTTTGCGTAAAATTGCGAATTCGTTGATGAATTTATCGCAcaaaggaggagagaaaaagtCGAAGCTCAATTCCAAAAAGGGTGTCAAAAATGGCAAAGATGACGGCGAATATGAGCCTGATGACGAAAACCCAAAAGATGATAGTAGTGATTGTAGTTTGGATGAGTCCAGTGATGAATTTGAGGAGGgcaagaggaagaagaagaaacaaAAGAAGAAG GTAAGGAATAGAAATTTGAGATCTGATAAGCAAAAATCTTTGCAGAAGCAACCGGACATGACAAATGTTATGGATGAAGATGAAGCTTTGAAGCAG GCTATAGCTCTGTCTTTAAAAAATACTGGAGAAACCTCTGATCTGCAGCATGCTGGATTATCTCAGAGCGATAATCACTCCCCGGTAGTCAATacgaggaagaagaaaagaCCC TTTAAGAGTCGTGTGCAAATGACTGAGGATGACCTGGTGATAAACTTCTGTCAGTTTGACG AGGCCGGGAAAGGGAGCATAACCTTAAGAGACTTGCAAAAAATGGCTGCTTCTCATGATTTTAGCTGGACTGACAAGGAGTTGGCTGATATGATTCGCTGTTTTGACAGTGATAGGGATGGAAAG CTAACTCTGGATGATTTTCGGAACATTATTCTCCGGTGCAACATGTTACAAGTACCAGAAAATCCTTGA
- the LOC110803129 gene encoding uncharacterized protein isoform X4 → MSLCILITGSFLLIGVLQWFLLACPQSYGILVMSFILHLTWTIILEGQIFDARMHGKLMGSWECLLFPSAICRLLHGCDLIEDGVRNRNLRSDKQKSLQKQPDMTNVMDEDEALKQAIALSLKNTGETSDLQHAGLSQSDNHSPVVNTRKKKRPQFKSRVQMTEDDLVINFCQFDEAGKGSITLRDLQKMAASHDFSWTDKELADMIRCFDSDRDGKLTLDDFRNIILRCNMLQVPENP, encoded by the exons ATGTCCCTATGTATCCTGATTACAGGCAGTTTCCTCCTTATTGGTGTCCTCCAATGGTTCCTTTTGGCATGTCCCCAGTCATACGGGATTCTTGTAATGTCATTTATCCTCCACCTTACATGGACAATTATTCTGGAAGGTCAAATATTTGATGCACGTATGCATGGGAAGTTAATGGGATCATGGGAGTGCTTGCTCTTCCCCTCAGCCATCTGCAGGTTGCTTCATGGTTGCGATCTGATCGAAGATGGG GTAAGGAATAGAAATTTGAGATCTGATAAGCAAAAATCTTTGCAGAAGCAACCGGACATGACAAATGTTATGGATGAAGATGAAGCTTTGAAGCAG GCTATAGCTCTGTCTTTAAAAAATACTGGAGAAACCTCTGATCTGCAGCATGCTGGATTATCTCAGAGCGATAATCACTCCCCGGTAGTCAATacgaggaagaagaaaagaCCC CAGTTTAAGAGTCGTGTGCAAATGACTGAGGATGACCTGGTGATAAACTTCTGTCAGTTTGACG AGGCCGGGAAAGGGAGCATAACCTTAAGAGACTTGCAAAAAATGGCTGCTTCTCATGATTTTAGCTGGACTGACAAGGAGTTGGCTGATATGATTCGCTGTTTTGACAGTGATAGGGATGGAAAG CTAACTCTGGATGATTTTCGGAACATTATTCTCCGGTGCAACATGTTACAAGTACCAGAAAATCCTTGA
- the LOC110803129 gene encoding uncharacterized protein isoform X2, with product MGEEEVSNESESSENSSSDDPKTPENEVNEYEKQRQLRIDQNRARVEALGLRKIANSLMNLSHKGGEKKSKLNSKKGVKNGKDDGEYEPDDENPKDDSSDCSLDESSDEFEEGKRKKKKQKKKVRNRNLRSDKQKSLQKQPDMTNVMDEDEALKQAIALSLKNTGETSDLQHAGLSQSDNHSPVVNTRKKKRPQFKSRVQMTEDDLVINFCQFDEAGKGSITLRDLQKMAASHDFSWTDKELADMIRCFDSDRDGKLTLDDFRNIILRCNMLQVPENP from the exons atggGGGAGGAGGAAGTGAGCAATGAGAGTGAAAGTAGCGAGAATTCGAGTTCCGATGACCCGAAAACTCCAGAAAACGAAGTGAATGAGTATGAGAAACAGAGGCAATTGAGGATTGATCAAAATAGGGCGAGAGTTGAAGCTCTGGGTTTGCGTAAAATTGCGAATTCGTTGATGAATTTATCGCAcaaaggaggagagaaaaagtCGAAGCTCAATTCCAAAAAGGGTGTCAAAAATGGCAAAGATGACGGCGAATATGAGCCTGATGACGAAAACCCAAAAGATGATAGTAGTGATTGTAGTTTGGATGAGTCCAGTGATGAATTTGAGGAGGgcaagaggaagaagaagaaacaaAAGAAGAAG GTAAGGAATAGAAATTTGAGATCTGATAAGCAAAAATCTTTGCAGAAGCAACCGGACATGACAAATGTTATGGATGAAGATGAAGCTTTGAAGCAG GCTATAGCTCTGTCTTTAAAAAATACTGGAGAAACCTCTGATCTGCAGCATGCTGGATTATCTCAGAGCGATAATCACTCCCCGGTAGTCAATacgaggaagaagaaaagaCCC CAGTTTAAGAGTCGTGTGCAAATGACTGAGGATGACCTGGTGATAAACTTCTGTCAGTTTGACG AGGCCGGGAAAGGGAGCATAACCTTAAGAGACTTGCAAAAAATGGCTGCTTCTCATGATTTTAGCTGGACTGACAAGGAGTTGGCTGATATGATTCGCTGTTTTGACAGTGATAGGGATGGAAAG CTAACTCTGGATGATTTTCGGAACATTATTCTCCGGTGCAACATGTTACAAGTACCAGAAAATCCTTGA
- the LOC110803124 gene encoding spindle and kinetochore-associated protein 1 homolog, with protein sequence MEAKEAGSSLESIMLSFNTRISELQELIIARNMYPAGSVADLTAVDVAVKAMELQVQSIKDRLREETLALPKAKKLIEASLKQQKKLQEMAIHVPSHLTVKSMSSVPDSNYHLQSDSSKDDHSSFGSLKVEEEPVVMHKEKKGRGPPPLWYISGNELESLSSYMRGRLTLEKVNAAINDMAAYAESTAQLISAPKKKLPENMWEKALELRDIAMNEGVKGKHFFLESDIKGPSLKLDNTGKAILTVLRHLGRISETRVGHHRVIILSKPQ encoded by the exons ATGGAAGCCAAAGAAGCAGGATCATCCTTAGAATCTATAATGTTATCCTTCAATACTCGCATTTCTGAGCTCCAAGAACTCATCATAGCAAGAAACA TGTATCCGGCGGGTAGCGTCGCCGATCTCACGGCGGTTGATGTGGCGGTGAAAGCAATGGAGCTTCAAGTTCAGTCTATTAAGGATAGATTACGCGAAGAAACCCTCGctctccccaaagccaag AAATTGATTGAAGCATCTCTTAAGCAGCAGAAAAAGCTGCAGGAGATGGCAATTCATGTTCCTTCTCACTTAACTGTGAAATCGATGTCTTCAGTACCTGACTCCAATTACCA TTTGCAGTCTGATTCTTCTAAGGATGACCATTCGTCATTTGGTTCGTTGAAGGTTGAAGAGGAGCCTGTTGTGATGCACAAG GAAAAAAAGGGTCGGGGACCTCCACCTTTGTGGTACATTTCAGGAAACGAGCTTGAATCCCTATCATC TTACATGAGAGGAAGATTGACCCTTGAGAAAGTCAATGCTGCCATCAATGACATGGCAGCTTATGCTGAATCAACTGCCCAGCTTATCTCAGCCCCTAAAAAGAAG TTGCCCGAAAACATGTGGGAGAAAGCCTTG GAGCTGCGAGATATTGCAATGAATGAAGGAGTTAAAGGAAAACATTTTTTTCTTGAGAGTGACATAAAGGGACCTTCCCTAAAGCTTGACAACACCGGAAAAGCAATACTGACA GTTCTTCGTCACCTAGGTCGTATAAGTGAGACAAGGGTTGGACATCACCGAGTGATTATCCTCTCAAAACCTCAATAA